The Salinirubellus salinus genome segment GGGTGCCGCCATGATCCGCACGAAGGGCGAGGCCGGCACGGGCGACGTGAACCAGGCCGTCACCCACCAGCGCGCCATCAAGGGCGCCATCCGTCAGCTGACGGGGATGAACCACGAGGAGCGCGAGAAGTGGGCGCGCGAGCACGAGGCACCCGCGCACCTCGTCCACGAGACTGCCGAGATGGGCCGGCTCCCGGTCGTCAACTTCGCGGCTGGCGGTATCGCCACCCCCGCCGACGCCGCGCTGATGATGTACCACGGCTGTGATGGCATCTTCGTCGGGAGCGGCATCTTCGGCGCCGAGGACCCGCAGGCGATGGGCGAGGCCATCGTCGAGGCCGTCAACCACTGGGACGACCCCGAGACCCTCAAGGAGATCGCCAAGGGCATCGGCAAGGGCATGAAGGGCCAGTCCAACACCGGGATGGCCGAGGAGGACAAACTGCAGGGTCGCGGCGTCTGACCGACCGCGCCCCCGACCACACGACCGAACGTTCAGTATTGCTGACCCGTCACCGAGCCGTCGAGCGCGCCGGCAGCGAGACCCCGGCTCCGCGCGAATAAACTCCTTCTCGCTGACGCGCCGTGTCGCACGACTTAACCGGTTGTGGCCACGGGTAGCACGATAGACAGTGATGGAAGTCGTCAGAAGCGCTCTCCGGGGGGTGTTCTCGCCGTTTCGGTCGCGGCCCAGCGGGACGGTGGTGGGGCGAGTCGCGGGCCCGAACCCGGACCCCGTGGTGCTGGTCCACGGCTTCCTGGACTACTACGGGACCCCGTGGTGGGCGACGATGGAGGAGTTGCTGGTGGAGGCGGGGTGGCCCGAGGAGCGGGTCCACAGCGTGACCATCAGCAAGCTCCCCGGGACGACCATCGGCTCCCCGATGTCGTACGCGGCGAAGGTACAGGAGACGCTGGAGTCGGCCCACGACGCCCACGGCCAGCCCGTCGACGTCATCGGCCACTCGATGGGCGGGCTGAAGGCCCGCTGGTGTGTCGAGCAGGGCGACGGCGAGGAGTACGTCGACGACCTCGTCACGCTCGGGACGCCGCACCAGGGCACCTACGCGGCCTACTGGGCGCTCCTGACACCCGGTGGGCGCGACATGATCCCCG includes the following:
- a CDS encoding esterase/lipase family protein, with amino-acid sequence MGRVAGPNPDPVVLVHGFLDYYGTPWWATMEELLVEAGWPEERVHSVTISKLPGTTIGSPMSYAAKVQETLESAHDAHGQPVDVIGHSMGGLKARWCVEQGDGEEYVDDLVTLGTPHQGTYAAYWALLTPGGRDMIPGSSFVRTLNEGGLAPSVRYTSVWSSADSLVLPQSNAKIPAEIVDEDTENIYCGAKAHISMVHDAEVLGMYAHRLD
- the pdxS gene encoding pyridoxal 5'-phosphate synthase lyase subunit PdxS produces the protein MSDEAATDLEELRRGTELVKRGFAKMQKGGVIMDVVTREQARVAEDAGAVAVMSLEAVPADIRKRGGVARMADPAALEEIIDEVSIPVMGKARIGHTVEAQILEATGADMVDESEVLTPADNEYHIDKRDFTAPFVCGARNLQEALRRIEEGAAMIRTKGEAGTGDVNQAVTHQRAIKGAIRQLTGMNHEEREKWAREHEAPAHLVHETAEMGRLPVVNFAAGGIATPADAALMMYHGCDGIFVGSGIFGAEDPQAMGEAIVEAVNHWDDPETLKEIAKGIGKGMKGQSNTGMAEEDKLQGRGV